Proteins co-encoded in one Alcanivorax sp. genomic window:
- the rapZ gene encoding RNase adapter RapZ: protein MKLTIISGRSGSGKTTALQAMEDQGYYCVDNLPVGMLPTLATQLNAGEAPIERVAVGIDARNVPAQLQAFDSILDALHQQEIETEIVYLDADDYTLLKRFSATRRRHPLGTGQRTLEDAIQHERELLANIRQRADLVIDSSNYEVHSLRNQIRERVARRQSNLSLQLESFGFKNGLPNDADLVFDVRVLPNPHWDPALRPLTGMDQPIIDFLQQHQASHDMLDDISRFIQRWLPAFAHSDRSYVTVAIGCTGGRHRSVYMVEQLAARLREEDIELQVRHREQH from the coding sequence ATGAAATTGACCATCATCAGTGGCCGTTCCGGCTCAGGCAAGACCACAGCCCTTCAAGCCATGGAAGACCAGGGCTACTACTGTGTGGACAATTTACCCGTGGGTATGCTGCCCACGCTGGCCACCCAGCTTAACGCCGGCGAGGCCCCCATCGAGCGGGTGGCTGTGGGGATTGATGCCCGCAACGTCCCCGCCCAGCTTCAAGCCTTCGACAGTATTCTTGATGCCCTGCATCAGCAGGAAATAGAAACCGAGATTGTCTATCTGGATGCAGACGATTACACCCTGCTAAAGCGTTTCAGCGCCACCCGTCGCCGTCACCCACTGGGCACCGGTCAGCGCACCCTGGAAGATGCCATCCAGCATGAACGGGAATTACTGGCCAACATTCGCCAGCGAGCCGACCTGGTCATCGATAGCAGCAACTACGAAGTACACAGCCTGCGCAACCAGATTCGGGAGCGGGTGGCCCGACGCCAATCCAATCTGTCACTGCAGCTGGAGTCCTTCGGCTTCAAGAACGGCCTGCCCAACGATGCCGATCTGGTCTTCGATGTCAGGGTTCTGCCCAACCCCCACTGGGATCCGGCACTGCGCCCGCTTACCGGTATGGACCAGCCAATCATTGATTTTCTCCAACAGCACCAGGCCAGCCACGACATGCTGGATGACATCAGTCGCTTCATCCAACGCTGGCTACCCGCTTTCGCCCACAGTGACCGCAGCTACGTGACAGTGGCCATCGGTTGTACAGGCGGCCGCCACCGTTCGGTGTATATGGTCGAGCAGCTCGCCGCCCGCCTGCGCGAGGAAGACATTGAGCTCCAGGTGCGTCACCGCGAGCAGCACTGA
- a CDS encoding HPr family phosphocarrier protein, translating to MIEKQLDVTNKLGLHARAAAKVVSVASRYDSRIHVIHNGNPIDAKSIMGLLMLGAAKGSQVTFQVEGEDENAAMEELEDLFARMFDEGE from the coding sequence ATGATTGAGAAACAACTCGACGTAACCAACAAACTGGGCCTGCACGCCAGAGCGGCCGCCAAGGTGGTCAGCGTGGCCTCACGCTATGACAGCCGCATTCACGTCATTCACAACGGCAATCCCATCGATGCAAAAAGCATCATGGGGCTACTCATGCTGGGCGCAGCAAAGGGAAGCCAGGTGACCTTTCAGGTAGAAGGCGAAGACGAAAACGCCGCCATGGAGGAACTGGAAGACCTGTTTGCACGAATGTTCGATGAGGGAGAATAA
- the mgtE gene encoding magnesium transporter — protein sequence MPADSSRSQQHLKAINRALASGTYTQVRQLINNLPGAEVAHLLESSPPREREILWQLLNKEQETEVLQYLGEEVRVELLRNLSTDELVSLVEELDTDDLADLLQELPDHVTSQVMASLDEQNRERLEHVMSYPVDTAGGIMNTDVITVRPEITFEVVQRYLRLRGDIPRTTDNLAVVNRKNQFIGLLPLTKVLISDPGTTVREAMITDIQSIPATMPDSEVAKIFERHDLVTAPVVDEDGMLVGRITIDDVVDVIMEEADHSLMSMAGLDDDEDTFGSVWQTARRRALWLGINLLTALAASAVIGLFEATLEKVVALAILMPIVASMGGIAGSQTLTLVIRAMALGQIQSNNTRYLLFKELSVGAINGLLWATVIGITAGLWFQDPSIGLVIGVAMVINLIMAACAGALLPMVMKKMGIDPALAGSVVLTTITDIVGFMAFLGLATILYANLLV from the coding sequence ATGCCCGCCGACAGCAGCCGCAGCCAGCAACACCTCAAAGCGATCAACCGGGCCCTCGCCAGCGGGACCTATACCCAGGTGCGTCAGTTGATCAACAATCTGCCCGGCGCAGAAGTGGCTCACCTGCTGGAATCGTCTCCGCCCCGTGAGCGGGAAATTCTCTGGCAGCTGCTCAACAAGGAGCAGGAAACCGAAGTGCTCCAGTATCTGGGCGAGGAAGTCCGGGTAGAGTTGCTGCGCAATCTGAGCACCGACGAACTGGTCTCGCTGGTTGAAGAGCTGGACACCGATGATCTTGCGGACTTGCTGCAGGAACTCCCTGACCATGTCACCAGCCAGGTCATGGCCAGCCTGGACGAGCAGAACCGCGAACGCCTCGAACATGTGATGAGCTACCCGGTAGACACTGCCGGGGGGATCATGAATACCGATGTGATCACGGTACGCCCGGAGATCACTTTTGAGGTAGTACAGCGATACCTGCGCCTGCGGGGTGACATCCCCCGTACCACCGATAACCTGGCCGTGGTGAACAGAAAGAACCAGTTCATCGGCCTGCTGCCGCTCACCAAGGTATTAATCAGTGACCCGGGCACCACCGTCCGTGAAGCCATGATCACCGATATCCAGTCCATCCCTGCCACCATGCCCGATTCGGAAGTGGCCAAGATCTTCGAACGCCATGATCTGGTTACCGCGCCGGTGGTGGATGAGGACGGCATGCTGGTGGGCCGGATCACCATTGATGACGTGGTTGACGTGATCATGGAAGAGGCAGACCACTCATTGATGAGCATGGCGGGCCTGGATGATGACGAGGACACCTTCGGTTCTGTCTGGCAGACAGCACGCCGCCGCGCCCTGTGGCTGGGCATCAACCTGCTCACTGCGCTCGCGGCTTCCGCCGTGATTGGCCTGTTCGAGGCCACCCTGGAAAAAGTGGTGGCCCTGGCTATCCTCATGCCCATTGTGGCCAGCATGGGCGGCATCGCCGGCAGCCAGACACTGACACTGGTGATCCGCGCCATGGCACTGGGCCAGATCCAGTCCAACAACACGCGCTATCTACTCTTCAAGGAACTCTCGGTAGGGGCCATCAATGGCCTGCTGTGGGCCACTGTCATTGGTATCACCGCCGGGCTGTGGTTCCAGGATCCCAGCATCGGCCTGGTGATCGGTGTGGCCATGGTGATCAACCTGATCATGGCCGCCTGTGCCGGCGCCCTGCTGCCCATGGTCATGAAGAAAATGGGCATCGACCCGGCCCTGGCCGGCTCCGTGGTGCTCACCACCATCACCGACATTGTCGGCTTCATGGCCTTCCTCGGTCTGGCCACGATTCTGTACGCCAATCTGTTGGTCTGA